One window of the Nicotiana tabacum cultivar K326 chromosome 4, ASM71507v2, whole genome shotgun sequence genome contains the following:
- the LOC107770386 gene encoding long chain base biosynthesis protein 2a — protein sequence MITIPYLTALTTYFSYGLLFAFGQFRDFFRKIFDWWKASNLQGYAPICLGLEDFYIRRLYLRIQDCFGRPICSPPDAWFDVVERVSNDNNKTLKRTTKVSRCLNLGSYNYLGFAASDEYCTPRVIESLKKFSASTCSSRVDGGTTSIHTELEECVANFVGKPAAIVTGMGYVTNSAILPVLIGKGGLIISDSLNHNSIVNGARGSGATIRVFQHNTPSHLEKVLREHIAEGQPRTHRPWKKIIVIVEGIYSMEGELCQLPEIVAICKKYKAYVYLDEAHSIGAVGKTGRGVCELLGVDTADVDIMMGTFTKSFGSCGGYIAGSKELIEFLKYTCPAHLYATSISPPAAQQIISAIKVILGEDGSSRGAQKLARIRENSNFFRSELQKMGFEVLGDNDSPVMPIMLYNPAKIPAFSRECLKQNVAVVIVGFPATPLLLARARICISAAHSREDLNKALEVISRVGDVVGIKYFPAEPKKQQLEENRVKLE from the exons ATGATCACCATTCCATATCTGACCGCCTTGACAACTTACTTCAGCTATGGCCTGCTCTTCGCCTTTGGCCAATTCCGTGATTTCTTCAGAAAAATCTTTGATTGGTGGAAGGCCAGCAATCTTCAG GGATATGCTCCGATCTGCTTAGGACTTGAAGATTTCTACATCCGCCGATTGTATCTTCGCATTCAG GATTGTTTTGGACGGCCAATATGTAGTCCTCCTGATGCTTGGTTCGATGTGGTGGAGCGTGTGTCCAATGACAATAACAAGACACTAAA GCGGACCACCAAAGTTTCAAGGTGCCTAAACTTGGGTTCATACAATTACCTTGGTTTTGCTGCATCTGATGAATATTGTACACCTCGCGTCATTGAGTCTTTGAAAAAGTTTTCTGCAAGCACTTGCAGTTCCCGAGTAGATGGAG GTACCACAAGCATCCATACGGAATTGGAAGAATGTGTGGCTAATTTTGTTGGCAAGCCAGCTGCCATCGTTACAGGCATGGGTTATGTAACAAATTCAGCCATACTTCCTGTTTTGATTGGGAAG GGAGGTTTGATTATCAGCGACTCTCTCAACCACAACTCTATTGTAAATGGTGCTCGAGGGTCTGGAGCTACTATTCGTGTTTTTCAACATAACA CACCTTCTCACTTGGAGAAGGTTTTAAGAGAACATATTGCTGAGGGACAACCCAGAACACACAGGCCGTGGAAGAAGATAATTGTTATAGTGGAGGGCATATACAGCATGGAAGGGGAGCTATGCCAGCTTCCGGAGATTGTTGCCATATGCAAGAAATACAAG GCATATGTTTATTTGGATGAGGCTCACAGCATTGGAGCTGTTGGAAAAACAGGAAGGGGGGTCTGTGAGCTCCTGGGAGTTGACACGGCTGATGTGGACATTATGATGGGAACTTTCACAAAGTCATTTGGTTCTTGTGGGGGTTATATTGCTGGATCCAAA GAActtattgaatttttgaagtACACTTGCCCAGCTCATCTGTATGCCACATCAATATCACCTCCAGCTGCCCAACAAATCATTTCTGCTATCAAGGTTATACTTGGTGAAGATGGTTCTAGTAGAG GGGCTCAAAAACTGGCACGCATTCGTGAAAATAGCAATTTTTTCCGATCAGAACTGCAGAAGATGGGTTTTGAAGTCCTTGGGGACAATGATTCTCCTGTGATGCCCATCATGCTCTACAATCCTGCAAAAATACCCGCTTTTTCACGGGAATGTCTCAAACAGAAT GTGGCCGTAGTGATTGTTGGTTTTCCAGCAACCCCTTTACTTTTGGCCAGAGCACGCATATGTATTTCTGCTGCTCACTCACGGGAAGATCTTAACAAAGCACTGGAG GTTATCAGCAGAGTTGGTGATGTAGTTGGCATAAAATACTTCCCCGCTGAGCCCAAGAAACAACAGCTAGAAGAAAACAGAGTCAAGCTGGAATGA